One Chloroflexota bacterium DNA segment encodes these proteins:
- the rplM gene encoding 50S ribosomal protein L13 produces MPKSFRTHVADRAQQQDKQWHLLDATDQTLGRLASRIAGILSGKRRADFSPNLDMGDFVVVINAERISVTGRKREQKVYYRHSGYPGGLREKTLQAQLDEHPDRVLRLAVKGMLPRNKIGRRSLRRLHVYAGSQHPHAAQLNSSNEKD; encoded by the coding sequence ATGCCTAAGAGTTTTCGCACCCATGTGGCCGATCGCGCCCAGCAACAGGACAAGCAATGGCACCTGCTGGACGCGACCGACCAGACTCTGGGGCGGCTGGCCAGCCGGATCGCCGGCATCCTCAGCGGTAAGCGGCGGGCCGACTTTTCGCCGAACTTGGACATGGGTGACTTCGTAGTGGTGATAAACGCCGAGCGCATCTCCGTCACCGGACGCAAGCGCGAGCAGAAAGTGTATTACCGCCACTCCGGATATCCGGGTGGTTTGCGCGAGAAAACGCTGCAGGCCCAGCTGGACGAGCACCCCGACCGGGTGCTGCGGTTGGCGGTCAAGGGCATGCTCCCGCGCAATAAGATTGGCCGACGCTCGCTGCGACGCCTGCACGTGTACGCCGGCTCCCAGCATCCGCACGCTGCCCAGCTGAACAGTTCCAACGAAAAGGATTGA
- the truA gene encoding tRNA pseudouridine(38-40) synthase TruA, translated as MTRRLRLTVEYDGSGFAGFQLQAKARTVQGELERALAVLNGRPGRIWGAGRTDSGVHAEGQVVACEYVGPLADAELARALNGLLPSDLAVRELETAENGFDPRRKASARTYRYRILNRPARSPLQAEYTWHVPTPLRCDQMNAAAERLRGVHDFRRFASEPGPVIRHLFDCFCHRRGDLLLVDIRASAFARRMVRRIVGGLVNVGSSRWQESEFASLLDVDRASELIPPSAPAHGLTLRSVEYGRRVVSADRIAHEVAGDA; from the coding sequence ATGACCCGACGTCTGCGGCTGACCGTTGAGTACGACGGCTCCGGATTTGCGGGATTCCAGTTGCAGGCGAAAGCGCGCACCGTTCAGGGCGAGCTTGAACGCGCCTTGGCGGTGCTAAACGGGCGGCCCGGACGGATCTGGGGCGCCGGTCGCACCGACTCCGGCGTCCACGCCGAAGGCCAGGTCGTGGCCTGCGAATACGTGGGTCCGCTGGCCGATGCCGAACTGGCACGGGCGTTGAACGGGTTACTGCCCTCCGATCTGGCGGTCCGCGAGCTTGAGACGGCCGAAAACGGATTCGATCCGCGGCGCAAGGCCTCGGCGCGGACCTATCGCTACCGGATTCTGAATCGACCGGCACGCTCGCCTCTGCAGGCCGAGTACACCTGGCACGTTCCGACACCGCTGCGCTGCGACCAGATGAACGCGGCTGCCGAACGCCTGCGCGGCGTGCACGACTTTCGCCGATTCGCATCCGAGCCCGGCCCGGTGATCAGGCACCTATTCGACTGCTTCTGCCATCGCCGTGGCGATTTGCTGTTGGTCGATATCAGGGCCTCGGCATTCGCGCGCCGCATGGTCCGTCGGATCGTGGGCGGATTGGTTAACGTTGGGTCGTCGCGCTGGCAGGAATCCGAATTCGCTTCCCTGCTAGATGTGGACCGCGCGAGCGAATTGATCCCTCCTTCGGCGCCCGCCCACGGGCTAACGCTGCGGTCGGTCGAATACGGCCGCCGGGTGGTGTCGGCGGACAGAATTGCCCACGAGGTGGCCGGAGATGCCTAA